A stretch of Paenibacillus mucilaginosus 3016 DNA encodes these proteins:
- a CDS encoding DNA-deoxyinosine glycosylase — protein sequence MEQEAGEKRTGLPPVVDSRSRLLLLGSMPGEASLRAQMYYGHPRNAFWPLLYGLLDGGEPSPVYAERLQFALSRGVALWDVLRECERKGSLDAAIRKAEANDFRAFFAAYPGITHVFFNGSAAAQYFSRQAAPQVEGLPLSFSTLPSSSPARAISLEAKLEGWQPVREAWLESQRG from the coding sequence GTGGAGCAAGAAGCAGGAGAAAAGCGGACCGGCCTGCCGCCGGTCGTCGACAGCCGCAGCCGTCTGCTCCTTCTCGGCTCGATGCCGGGGGAGGCGTCGCTGCGGGCGCAGATGTACTACGGCCACCCGCGCAATGCGTTCTGGCCGCTGCTCTACGGGCTGCTGGACGGCGGCGAGCCGTCTCCCGTCTACGCCGAGCGGCTGCAGTTTGCGCTCTCGCGCGGCGTGGCGCTCTGGGATGTGCTGCGCGAGTGCGAGCGCAAAGGCAGCCTGGATGCCGCGATCCGCAAGGCCGAGGCGAACGACTTCCGTGCGTTCTTCGCCGCCTACCCGGGCATCACGCACGTTTTCTTCAACGGCAGTGCCGCCGCGCAGTACTTCAGCCGCCAGGCGGCCCCGCAGGTCGAAGGTCTGCCGCTGAGCTTCAGCACGCTGCCGTCCTCCTCGCCGGCCCGGGCGATCAGCCTGGAGGCGAAGCTGGAGGGCTGGCAGCCGGTGAGGGAGGCCTGGCTGGAGTCGCAGCGGGGCTGA
- a CDS encoding stalk domain-containing protein produces MKELFSKKVLSIITVSSLSLAVGAWAYADDALKQISAYQNAGITIKVNGSSVDLSSEDGMMYPIIYEGHSYVPAKALAEAMGGTVKWNNDTKSVEVTTGGAVPSGAGIPSKDNSSTAPAAKPAAGTGKGPVAFYTPATPASTMFEENKKAAAEVLKLYAHALKTGSTTELEAWMKNNFQESEWGSTSYETASSGLSRTLEAYREEYDDQVLRALADSLISKADSLAFNEESEYSDDTYAKDLEYFVDVEGSGERGMFGVYFFYKLNQDTNKFYFGQAAFY; encoded by the coding sequence ATGAAGGAATTGTTCAGCAAGAAGGTATTATCCATCATTACCGTATCGTCGTTATCTTTGGCTGTTGGAGCCTGGGCTTATGCAGACGATGCATTGAAACAGATCAGCGCTTATCAAAATGCCGGGATCACAATCAAGGTCAACGGCAGTTCCGTCGATCTCTCCAGCGAAGACGGCATGATGTACCCAATAATATATGAAGGCCACAGCTATGTTCCGGCGAAGGCTTTGGCCGAAGCGATGGGCGGCACGGTGAAGTGGAATAACGATACGAAGTCCGTGGAAGTGACGACGGGCGGAGCTGTACCGAGCGGAGCGGGGATTCCAAGTAAAGATAACAGCTCGACGGCTCCCGCAGCCAAGCCGGCTGCAGGAACGGGTAAAGGACCTGTGGCTTTCTACACGCCTGCAACGCCTGCCAGCACCATGTTTGAAGAGAACAAAAAGGCGGCAGCTGAGGTGCTTAAGCTCTATGCCCATGCTCTGAAAACCGGCAGCACCACAGAGCTGGAAGCTTGGATGAAGAATAACTTCCAGGAAAGCGAGTGGGGCAGTACCTCGTATGAGACGGCCAGCAGCGGGCTTTCCCGCACCCTCGAAGCGTACCGCGAGGAGTACGACGATCAGGTTCTGAGAGCCCTTGCCGATAGCCTGATCTCCAAGGCGGATTCTTTAGCCTTTAACGAAGAATCGGAGTATTCGGACGATACATATGCGAAGGATCTGGAATACTTTGTTGACGTAGAGGGTTCAGGGGAGAGAGGCATGTTCGGTGTCTACTTCTTCTATAAGTTAAACCAGGATACGAATAAGTTTTATTTCGGCCAAGCTGCATTCTATTAA
- a CDS encoding HAD hydrolase-like protein — MQTLLVFNFNGTLVSTRDLAIRIYNGIAADKGYRVIHTEDVGWLSSLSVKDRCRHLGVPLYLLPVMGITIKHRYQQEISRLPAVEGIPEMLRALKSEGYVLRLMTSNSRSVTGLFLEANGIDLFDAIHYAHNPFSKERGLTSFLKQSRAAYQEIYYVGDELRDMRAGRKAGVRTIAAAWGYDSVELLRQGEPSHIVHKPSDLIDAVQRFG, encoded by the coding sequence ATGCAAACTTTACTTGTTTTTAATTTCAACGGCACGCTTGTCTCTACCCGGGACTTGGCAATCCGGATCTACAACGGTATTGCCGCGGACAAGGGGTACCGCGTTATACATACGGAGGATGTTGGTTGGTTGAGCTCCTTATCCGTCAAGGACCGGTGCCGTCACCTGGGTGTCCCCCTTTATCTGCTGCCAGTGATGGGTATCACGATTAAGCATAGGTACCAGCAGGAGATCAGCCGGCTGCCCGCCGTCGAAGGCATACCGGAGATGCTTCGAGCCTTGAAGTCTGAGGGATATGTACTGCGCCTGATGACGAGCAACAGCCGCTCCGTGACGGGGCTTTTCTTAGAGGCCAATGGTATCGATCTGTTTGATGCCATCCACTATGCCCACAACCCCTTTAGCAAAGAAAGGGGGCTGACATCCTTTCTGAAGCAAAGCCGAGCCGCTTATCAGGAGATTTATTACGTCGGAGATGAACTGAGAGACATGAGGGCAGGAAGGAAAGCAGGCGTCCGGACGATTGCAGCCGCCTGGGGTTATGATTCGGTTGAACTGTTGAGACAGGGGGAGCCCAGCCATATTGTGCACAAGCCATCTGATCTGATAGACGCTGTTCAACGATTTGGCTGA
- the rluF gene encoding 23S rRNA pseudouridine(2604) synthase RluF, with product MRINKFISETGLCSRREVDKLVEAKRVTINGKPAELGSQVAEGDEVRVDGRIVSAKKPHVYIALNKPVGITSTTERHIRGNIVDFVGHKERIFPIGRLDKDSEGLILMTNDGDIVNKVLRSEFEHEKEYIVTVDKPITPMFVQGMSGGVHILGTVTKPCKVTRLQDRVFRIVLTQGLNRQIRRMCAAFGYEVRRLKRVRIMNIHLGDLPVGKWRDLQPDELQVLMRRIGHEADV from the coding sequence ATGCGGATCAATAAATTCATTAGCGAAACGGGGCTGTGCTCGCGCCGGGAAGTGGACAAGCTGGTCGAAGCCAAGAGAGTGACGATCAACGGCAAGCCGGCCGAGCTCGGATCCCAGGTGGCGGAAGGAGATGAGGTGCGGGTCGACGGCCGGATCGTCAGTGCGAAGAAGCCGCATGTGTATATCGCCCTGAACAAGCCGGTCGGCATCACTTCGACGACCGAGCGCCATATCCGGGGCAACATCGTGGACTTCGTCGGACATAAGGAGCGGATCTTCCCGATCGGCAGGCTCGACAAGGATTCGGAAGGCCTGATTCTCATGACCAACGACGGGGATATCGTCAACAAGGTGCTGCGGTCGGAATTCGAGCATGAGAAGGAGTATATCGTGACGGTGGACAAGCCGATCACCCCGATGTTCGTGCAGGGCATGTCCGGCGGGGTGCATATTCTCGGCACGGTCACGAAGCCGTGCAAGGTCACGCGTCTGCAGGACCGTGTCTTCCGGATCGTGCTCACCCAGGGACTCAACCGGCAGATCCGCCGCATGTGCGCCGCCTTCGGCTATGAGGTGCGCCGGCTGAAGCGGGTGCGCATTATGAATATTCATCTGGGGGATCTGCCGGTGGGCAAGTGGCGCGACCTGCAGCCGGATGAGCTGCAGGTGCTGATGCGCCGCATCGGGCATGAAGCGGATGTTTAA
- a CDS encoding transglycosylase domain-containing protein: MSVSSSKDKGPAGKGRAALQAARAAWGKAGVRREAAVHAEHTGDAAGASESMTPAESAGADTRGALGGGAGTQARSRQHGGGDAETHGLRSGDADTEPHGSRDGGRDAETYNVQAQRTTAGTQNLRGVETGTEAEGVRDRARSTPTSGKEDPALNSGPAEAGVEAHRMRGHGANGQVNGAGVQAQSAWDRGTGSKMPGGRVGSPGLVAKERSSMGGSGIVKPHGTGAQVHSSPGSDAGAQADSAGAAAAAGGQARAESAAALAPAAARTKSRKRLLVVASVSAAAAAVIGLAAAASWVRGLDISKLSHPLPEPGFMLDVNGERVAQLSSSKLVPVPLTQVPENLRNAVIAVEDRRFYEHKGFDLWSISRALLRDLQAGSMKEGGSTITQQLAKNLFLESDKTLTRKIKELGYAIKINFTYSKDEILELYLNSIYMGEGRYGVEGAAQQYFGKSVKDLTLEECALLAGLPKAPTTYSPMKNPDKSLERRNLVLSLMKEQSFISEAAYAQAVAKPIKLSPPKAEDSLQGRHAHYVDYVMDEAQRLYGFTEEQVLTMGLRIYTGMDLKVQQAMEQVYADDSLFPASQGDQPVQSGAVVVDHKTGLIKGIVGGRGKAVYRGFNRATELKRQPGSSFKPLAVYGPALERGYTPESVLYDGELDIGGYKPRDWDGRTRGQVSLQEAVMRSWNIPAVWLLNEIGIDAGLDYVKRAGITLPAADRTLSLALGGLSEGVSPLQMAQAYGSIANQGVLHQAHAIVKITTKDGQKLVEAAPQQTTVTSPANAYVMTTLLQGVLSPSGTGQAAALEGRPTAGKTGTTQLPATPEFQAIGTNGSKDAWFAGFTPELTAAVWVGYDKTDKTHYLTTGSSVPATLFREIMTRSLQGVPVSGFPVPEEIRRAQEEARKKAEEKAAKEREERERREDEAKKREEEREKARGKAAEKQEELRQKIEDWLGGNRDE; this comes from the coding sequence ATGAGCGTGAGCTCTTCCAAAGATAAAGGTCCGGCGGGCAAAGGCCGGGCGGCGCTTCAAGCGGCACGGGCCGCTTGGGGTAAGGCAGGCGTAAGGCGCGAAGCGGCTGTGCACGCCGAGCATACAGGCGATGCGGCAGGTGCAAGCGAGAGCATGACGCCGGCGGAATCAGCCGGCGCGGACACGCGCGGTGCGCTGGGCGGCGGTGCGGGTACACAGGCGCGCAGCAGGCAGCACGGCGGCGGGGACGCAGAGACGCACGGTCTGCGGAGCGGCGATGCTGACACTGAGCCGCACGGTTCGCGGGATGGCGGCAGAGATGCGGAGACGTACAACGTGCAGGCCCAAAGAACGACCGCGGGGACGCAGAACCTGCGCGGCGTTGAGACGGGCACCGAAGCGGAAGGGGTGCGGGACCGTGCCAGGAGCACTCCGACCAGCGGGAAGGAAGATCCGGCGCTGAACAGCGGGCCCGCCGAAGCGGGTGTGGAGGCTCACCGTATGCGGGGGCACGGCGCGAACGGTCAGGTCAACGGCGCTGGCGTCCAGGCGCAGAGCGCTTGGGACCGCGGCACCGGTTCGAAGATGCCTGGCGGGCGTGTCGGCAGCCCAGGCCTAGTTGCCAAGGAGCGAAGCTCGATGGGCGGCAGCGGGATCGTCAAGCCTCACGGCACGGGTGCGCAGGTACACAGCTCGCCCGGCAGTGACGCAGGCGCACAAGCTGACAGCGCAGGAGCCGCAGCAGCCGCAGGCGGGCAGGCCCGCGCGGAGTCCGCCGCAGCACTCGCGCCGGCGGCCGCGAGGACCAAGAGCCGCAAGCGTCTGCTTGTGGTCGCGTCGGTCAGCGCGGCAGCCGCCGCCGTGATCGGCCTCGCGGCGGCCGCCTCGTGGGTGCGCGGGCTCGACATCTCCAAGCTGTCACACCCGCTGCCCGAGCCGGGCTTTATGCTCGACGTGAACGGCGAGCGCGTGGCCCAGCTCTCCTCTTCGAAGCTGGTCCCCGTGCCGCTCACCCAGGTGCCGGAGAATCTGCGCAATGCGGTGATCGCCGTAGAGGACCGGCGCTTCTACGAGCACAAGGGCTTCGACCTCTGGTCGATCTCCCGGGCGCTGCTGCGGGACCTGCAAGCCGGCTCCATGAAGGAGGGCGGCAGCACGATCACCCAGCAGCTGGCGAAGAACCTGTTCCTTGAGTCGGACAAAACGCTGACCCGCAAGATCAAGGAGCTTGGCTACGCGATCAAGATCAATTTTACGTACAGCAAGGATGAGATCCTGGAGCTGTATCTCAACAGCATCTATATGGGCGAAGGCCGCTACGGCGTGGAAGGTGCGGCGCAGCAGTACTTCGGCAAGAGCGTCAAGGATCTGACGCTGGAGGAGTGCGCTCTGCTCGCAGGGCTGCCGAAGGCGCCGACCACCTACTCTCCCATGAAGAATCCGGACAAATCGCTCGAGCGCCGCAACCTGGTTCTCTCCCTGATGAAGGAGCAGAGCTTCATCAGCGAGGCCGCCTACGCGCAGGCGGTGGCGAAGCCGATCAAGCTCTCGCCGCCGAAGGCCGAGGACTCGCTTCAGGGCCGCCATGCCCATTATGTCGATTACGTCATGGACGAAGCCCAGCGGCTGTACGGCTTCACCGAAGAGCAGGTGCTGACTATGGGCCTGCGCATTTATACGGGCATGGACCTCAAGGTGCAGCAGGCGATGGAGCAGGTCTATGCCGATGACTCCCTCTTCCCGGCCAGCCAGGGCGATCAGCCCGTCCAGAGCGGCGCGGTGGTCGTCGACCACAAGACCGGCCTGATCAAGGGCATCGTCGGCGGCCGGGGCAAGGCCGTGTACCGCGGCTTCAACCGGGCGACGGAGCTGAAGCGGCAGCCCGGCTCCTCGTTCAAGCCGCTGGCCGTGTACGGGCCCGCCCTGGAGCGGGGCTATACGCCGGAGTCCGTGCTGTACGACGGCGAGCTGGACATCGGCGGCTACAAGCCGCGCGACTGGGATGGCCGCACCCGCGGGCAGGTGTCGCTCCAGGAAGCAGTGATGCGCTCCTGGAACATTCCCGCCGTCTGGCTGCTCAATGAGATCGGCATCGACGCCGGGCTCGACTACGTGAAGCGTGCGGGCATCACCCTGCCGGCCGCAGACCGGACCCTGAGTCTCGCCCTGGGCGGGCTGTCCGAGGGCGTATCCCCTCTCCAGATGGCCCAGGCCTACGGCTCCATTGCGAACCAAGGGGTCCTGCACCAGGCCCACGCCATCGTCAAAATCACAACGAAGGACGGGCAGAAGCTGGTCGAGGCCGCTCCGCAGCAGACGACTGTTACGTCGCCGGCCAACGCCTATGTGATGACCACCCTGCTGCAGGGCGTACTCTCCCCATCGGGGACCGGGCAGGCAGCCGCCCTGGAAGGCCGGCCGACGGCAGGCAAGACCGGCACCACCCAGCTGCCGGCGACCCCCGAGTTCCAGGCCATCGGCACGAACGGATCCAAGGACGCCTGGTTTGCCGGGTTCACGCCGGAGCTGACGGCGGCCGTCTGGGTCGGCTATGACAAGACCGACAAGACGCATTACCTGACCACCGGCAGCTCCGTGCCGGCGACCCTGTTCCGCGAGATCATGACCCGCTCGCTTCAGGGCGTTCCCGTCTCCGGCTTCCCGGTGCCCGAAGAGATCCGGCGGGCCCAGGAAGAGGCCAGGAAGAAAGCGGAAGAGAAGGCCGCCAAGGAACGCGAAGAGCGGGAACGCAGGGAGGACGAGGCCAAGAAGCGGGAGGAGGAACGGGAGAAGGCGCGCGGCAAGGCTGCCGAGAAGCAGGAAGAACTCCGCCAAAAAATCGAAGACTGGCTCGGCGGCAATCGCGACGAATAG
- a CDS encoding MDR family MFS transporter: MGTGQNKTGVVVAGLLLAILMASMDNTIVATAMGTIVGELGGLDKFVWVTSAYMVAEMAGMPIFGKLSDMYGRKRFFVFGAIVFMAGSMLCGIADTIVELSIYRAIQGIGGGALIPIAFTIMLDAVPPESRGKLGGLFGAVFGMSSIFGPLLGAYITDYISWHWIFYINLPLGLLSFFLIAFFYKESHEHSKQRIDWAGAVTLVGAIVCLMFALELGGKQYAWGSPQILGMFAGFAVLTAAFLFAESRAEEPIISFSMFRSRLYATSNLIGMLSGAAFITASVYIPIFIQGVLGGSATNSGLVLLPMMLASVVTATGGGFLMNKLPYRSILLPTLVILVGGLALLTTLTPETSRLMVTLYMILVGLGIGASFSVLGNAAIHPFSAKQRGAASSTLNFLRSLGMTLGITVFGIIQSHSLTGRLSDAFSAGGGGGAGMPAGLNFSDPHALLDPAARSGLPASVLGQIAQALSSSIALTFALALIPAVLALVTAFLMSREQLDPAAEGHGAAAASH; this comes from the coding sequence ATGGGTACTGGGCAAAACAAAACGGGTGTCGTCGTCGCCGGACTCCTGCTCGCGATCCTCATGGCCTCGATGGACAATACGATCGTGGCCACCGCGATGGGGACGATCGTCGGCGAGCTGGGCGGCCTCGACAAATTCGTGTGGGTAACCTCCGCGTATATGGTGGCGGAGATGGCCGGCATGCCGATCTTCGGCAAGCTGTCCGATATGTACGGCCGCAAGCGGTTCTTCGTGTTCGGGGCGATCGTGTTCATGGCGGGTTCCATGCTGTGCGGGATCGCGGATACGATCGTGGAGCTGAGCATCTACCGGGCGATTCAGGGGATAGGGGGCGGCGCGCTCATTCCGATCGCCTTCACGATCATGCTGGATGCGGTGCCGCCGGAGAGCCGCGGCAAGCTGGGCGGGCTGTTCGGTGCCGTCTTCGGCATGTCGAGCATCTTCGGGCCGCTGCTCGGAGCCTACATTACGGATTACATCAGCTGGCACTGGATATTCTACATCAACCTGCCGCTCGGGCTGCTCTCCTTTTTCCTGATCGCGTTCTTCTATAAGGAGTCGCACGAGCACTCCAAGCAGCGCATCGATTGGGCGGGTGCGGTCACGCTGGTCGGAGCGATCGTCTGTCTGATGTTCGCTCTGGAGCTGGGCGGCAAGCAGTATGCCTGGGGATCCCCGCAGATTCTCGGCATGTTCGCCGGATTCGCCGTCCTGACGGCCGCGTTCCTCTTCGCGGAGTCGCGTGCCGAGGAGCCGATCATCTCCTTCAGCATGTTCCGCAGCCGTCTCTATGCGACAAGCAACCTGATCGGCATGCTGAGCGGAGCGGCGTTCATTACGGCCTCGGTGTATATTCCGATCTTCATTCAAGGCGTGCTCGGGGGCAGCGCGACGAACTCGGGGCTCGTGCTGCTGCCGATGATGCTCGCTTCCGTAGTCACGGCGACCGGCGGCGGTTTCCTGATGAATAAGCTGCCGTACCGCTCCATCCTGCTGCCGACCCTGGTGATCCTGGTTGGAGGCCTGGCGCTGCTGACGACCTTAACGCCGGAGACCTCCCGCCTCATGGTGACGCTGTATATGATTCTGGTGGGCCTCGGGATCGGTGCTTCCTTCTCGGTCCTCGGCAATGCGGCGATCCACCCGTTCTCGGCGAAGCAGCGGGGGGCGGCGAGCTCCACGCTCAATTTTCTCCGGTCGCTGGGCATGACGCTCGGGATTACGGTCTTCGGGATCATCCAGAGCCATTCGCTGACGGGCCGGTTATCCGATGCATTCTCCGCCGGCGGGGGAGGAGGGGCGGGCATGCCTGCGGGTCTGAACTTCAGTGATCCGCATGCGCTGCTCGATCCCGCGGCACGCTCCGGACTCCCGGCGTCCGTGCTGGGGCAGATTGCGCAGGCCCTCTCGTCCTCCATTGCGCTGACGTTCGCCTTGGCGCTCATCCCGGCTGTGCTGGCCTTGGTCACGGCCTTCCTGATGAGCCGGGAGCAGCTCGATCCGGCTGCCGAAGGGCATGGAGCCGCAGCGGCTTCCCACTAG
- the bluB gene encoding 5,6-dimethylbenzimidazole synthase has translation MFFSEEEKNAVYKAIYTRRDVRTFRPDPIADDVVIRLLEAAHHAPSVGFMQPWNFVLVTTDELKAKLAWAADKERRALAIHYENDPSRQDHFLGLKIEGLKQAPLTICITCDPTRGGSHVLGRNSIPETDMMSVACAIQNLWLASCAEGLAMGWVSFYKRNDVRDILEIPPHIDPVALLSIGYTDQYPSAPILETSGWAKRRSLEGLVFQEKWGVQPKEGSDPNS, from the coding sequence ATGTTTTTTAGCGAAGAAGAGAAGAACGCGGTCTACAAAGCGATCTATACCCGCCGGGACGTCCGGACCTTCCGGCCGGACCCCATCGCGGACGATGTAGTAATCCGGCTGCTCGAAGCGGCCCACCATGCGCCGTCCGTCGGCTTCATGCAGCCCTGGAACTTCGTGCTCGTCACGACCGACGAGCTCAAGGCAAAGCTGGCCTGGGCCGCAGACAAGGAGCGCCGGGCGCTGGCCATCCATTACGAGAACGATCCGAGCCGCCAGGATCATTTCCTCGGCCTGAAGATCGAGGGCCTCAAGCAGGCTCCGCTGACGATCTGTATCACCTGCGACCCGACCCGCGGAGGATCCCACGTGCTCGGCCGCAACTCGATCCCCGAGACGGATATGATGTCGGTGGCCTGCGCGATCCAGAACCTCTGGCTGGCCTCCTGCGCCGAGGGTCTCGCCATGGGCTGGGTCAGCTTCTACAAGCGCAATGACGTGCGGGATATCCTGGAGATCCCGCCGCATATCGATCCCGTGGCGCTGCTCTCCATCGGCTACACCGACCAGTACCCGTCGGCACCGATTCTCGAGACCTCCGGCTGGGCGAAGCGCCGTTCGCTGGAGGGGCTGGTGTTCCAGGAGAAGTGGGGCGTGCAGCCGAAGGAAGGATCCGATCCCAATTCATAA
- a CDS encoding MFS transporter: MQWNRLSVMASIVMAVLISSMDTTIMNTTMPLIAAELGDEKLYAWSFASYMILCTIVTPLSGRISDSFGRKKVLSFGILVFLLGSLLCGTADTMLELVLYRGVQGIGAGAMIAFPAIIAGDLFSVEARGRIQAFFTGMWGLSAVLAPLLGSLFIEELTWRWIFYINVPICLASLLLLIPYKESYEPKKSTINWGGALLFGLAVGLLLMNTVVTQGYLLYTAAGLLFLALFVWNERRHPSPIVPVVLLQNRPVAWMNLNGFLTCAALFGTSSYIPYYLQQHGYSLFVSGLALLGMSVGWVLMGVPAGRWILRYGYRPLLVIGNLILVLSGLLLLFLPEEGGFFYVNVIMVLQGLAYGLLATVSVIGVQQLVAADQKGISTSLQVFARNIGTAVGVTVMGGLLTGAPAFMTGIHRLFLYGFIVALAALGSTVFLFMGKEQTAPQAG, encoded by the coding sequence TTGCAGTGGAACCGTTTATCCGTCATGGCGAGCATCGTCATGGCGGTTCTGATCTCATCGATGGATACGACGATTATGAATACGACCATGCCTCTGATCGCGGCGGAGCTTGGGGATGAGAAGCTGTACGCCTGGAGCTTCGCGTCCTACATGATCCTGTGCACGATCGTCACCCCGCTCAGCGGACGCATCTCGGACAGCTTCGGCCGCAAGAAGGTGCTGTCGTTCGGCATCCTGGTCTTCCTGCTGGGCTCCCTGCTCTGCGGGACGGCGGATACGATGCTTGAGCTGGTGCTGTACCGCGGGGTACAGGGCATCGGAGCGGGAGCGATGATTGCTTTTCCGGCGATTATTGCAGGCGATCTGTTCTCGGTGGAGGCCAGGGGGCGCATCCAGGCGTTCTTCACCGGCATGTGGGGGCTGTCCGCCGTACTGGCGCCTCTGCTCGGCAGCCTGTTCATCGAGGAGCTGACGTGGCGCTGGATTTTTTATATCAATGTCCCGATCTGCCTGGCTTCTCTGCTGCTTCTCATCCCTTATAAGGAAAGCTACGAACCGAAGAAAAGCACGATCAACTGGGGCGGCGCGCTGCTCTTCGGTCTGGCGGTGGGGCTGCTGCTCATGAACACCGTAGTCACGCAGGGATATCTGCTGTATACCGCAGCGGGGCTGTTGTTCCTGGCCTTGTTCGTATGGAACGAGCGGAGGCATCCGTCGCCGATCGTCCCGGTGGTGCTCCTCCAGAACCGCCCGGTGGCCTGGATGAACCTCAACGGCTTCCTGACCTGCGCCGCCTTGTTCGGCACCTCGAGCTACATCCCGTATTACCTGCAGCAGCACGGGTATTCCCTGTTCGTCAGCGGCCTCGCCCTGCTCGGCATGTCGGTGGGCTGGGTGCTCATGGGGGTTCCGGCGGGACGGTGGATTCTGCGCTACGGCTACCGCCCGCTGCTCGTAATCGGCAACCTGATTCTCGTCCTCTCGGGGCTCCTGCTGCTGTTCCTGCCGGAGGAGGGCGGATTCTTCTACGTCAACGTGATCATGGTGCTGCAGGGCCTGGCGTACGGCCTGCTCGCCACGGTATCGGTCATCGGGGTGCAGCAGCTGGTGGCCGCCGACCAGAAGGGCATCTCCACGTCGCTGCAGGTGTTCGCCCGCAATATCGGTACGGCCGTCGGGGTAACGGTCATGGGCGGTCTGCTGACCGGGGCGCCGGCCTTCATGACCGGCATTCACCGCCTCTTCCTGTACGGCTTCATCGTGGCCTTGGCGGCGCTGGGTTCCACGGTATTTCTCTTCATGGGAAAAGAGCAGACGGCGCCGCAGGCGGGATAG
- a CDS encoding FtsW/RodA/SpoVE family cell cycle protein: protein MLKTHFKTHDWTLTTVMLLFCAISITALYSATYGSKFEGYHVSMGIYYLLGFLVMFVVGIVDNAFLKRMTPILFGVGLLLLVVVLILDTTINHAKGWLLIAGFSFQPAEIMKLFLVLMLARFIAGRQVEDGRMTFLGGVLPSAVIAGVPFLLVLVQPDLGNAMAFVFIVVCLIWVGGMKYWQFLLMIGLAAGLLVTSVHYYKVYHEPIEQYFKAKEKERWVERIDTFLYPDNVDKDKKYHIDSAELAIGSGSLEGEGYMQGTARRGFVPYVYADSIVVVIAEEFGFRGTALLLMLYMVLIYRIVLAAITAPDSFSRLLAIGIASMFLFQIFQNVGMHLRLMPLTGITLPFISYGGTSLLTNMIAVGIVQGIRAQAAAVSTSGEWTPVGKAL from the coding sequence ATGCTCAAGACCCATTTCAAGACGCACGACTGGACGCTGACCACGGTCATGCTCCTGTTCTGTGCGATCAGCATCACGGCCCTCTACAGCGCAACCTACGGTTCGAAGTTTGAAGGGTACCATGTCAGTATGGGGATTTATTACCTGCTTGGTTTTTTGGTGATGTTCGTTGTAGGGATCGTAGATAACGCTTTCTTGAAGCGGATGACCCCCATCTTGTTCGGCGTGGGCCTGCTGCTGCTCGTGGTGGTATTGATTCTGGACACAACGATTAACCATGCCAAAGGGTGGCTTCTCATCGCAGGATTCAGCTTCCAGCCGGCGGAGATCATGAAGCTGTTCCTCGTGCTTATGCTGGCAAGGTTCATAGCGGGCCGGCAGGTGGAGGATGGCCGGATGACGTTCCTGGGCGGCGTACTGCCCAGTGCCGTTATTGCGGGAGTCCCGTTCCTGCTCGTACTGGTGCAGCCGGACCTCGGGAATGCGATGGCGTTCGTGTTCATTGTGGTCTGCCTCATCTGGGTGGGCGGGATGAAATATTGGCAGTTCCTCCTGATGATCGGGCTGGCCGCGGGGCTGCTGGTCACCTCGGTTCACTACTACAAGGTTTATCACGAACCGATCGAACAGTATTTCAAGGCGAAGGAGAAAGAACGCTGGGTCGAGCGCATCGACACCTTCCTGTATCCGGACAACGTGGATAAGGACAAAAAGTACCACATCGACAGCGCGGAGCTGGCCATCGGGTCGGGGAGCCTGGAGGGTGAGGGGTATATGCAGGGCACCGCGCGGCGCGGGTTCGTGCCGTACGTGTATGCGGATTCGATCGTCGTGGTGATCGCCGAGGAGTTCGGGTTCCGGGGCACCGCGCTGCTCCTCATGCTCTACATGGTGCTCATCTACCGGATTGTCCTTGCGGCGATCACGGCGCCGGATTCCTTCTCGAGGCTGCTGGCCATCGGTATAGCCTCGATGTTCCTCTTCCAGATCTTCCAGAATGTCGGCATGCACCTGCGGCTGATGCCGCTGACGGGGATTACGCTGCCGTTCATCTCGTACGGCGGCACGTCCCTGCTCACCAACATGATCGCGGTGGGCATTGTGCAGGGCATCCGGGCGCAAGCAGCGGCGGTGTCGACCAGCGGTGAATGGACTCCGGTAGGGAAGGCGTTATAG